A section of the Asticcacaulis sp. EMRT-3 genome encodes:
- a CDS encoding FKBP-type peptidyl-prolyl cis-trans isomerase, whose translation MRYAWIKKTLLPSPLFLALALTACGQAMDKSANAQAMDAYEASVDAAAAANLKTGQAFLANIAKQPGVVKLPSGVMYKIISRSPNPGPQPTIDDTVTINYEGKLVDGTVFDSSYARNQPATFPLNRLVPAWQQAIPLMHVGDEIMLYVPSSQGYGERDMGEIPPNSALVFHIQLLAIPK comes from the coding sequence ATGCGTTACGCATGGATTAAAAAGACACTTCTGCCATCCCCCCTGTTTCTGGCCCTCGCCTTAACAGCCTGCGGTCAGGCCATGGATAAAAGCGCCAATGCCCAGGCGATGGACGCCTATGAGGCGTCGGTCGATGCCGCCGCTGCCGCCAATCTGAAGACCGGACAGGCTTTTCTGGCGAACATCGCCAAGCAGCCCGGCGTGGTCAAACTGCCTTCGGGCGTGATGTACAAGATCATTTCGCGTTCGCCCAATCCCGGCCCGCAGCCGACGATCGACGATACGGTGACCATCAATTATGAGGGCAAGCTGGTCGATGGCACGGTATTCGATTCCTCCTACGCCCGCAACCAGCCCGCCACCTTCCCGCTCAACCGGCTGGTGCCCGCCTGGCAGCAGGCGATTCCGCTGATGCATGTCGGCGACGAGATCATGCTCTATGTGCCATCGAGTCAGGGCTATGGCGAGCGCGATATGGGTGAAATTCCGCCCAATTCGGCGCTGGTCTTCCATATCCAGTTGCTGGCCATACCGAAATAG
- a CDS encoding undecaprenyl-diphosphate phosphatase: protein MHNLIAALLGLIEGLTEFIPVSSTAHLLIAAKLLHFESAADAFEVLIQLGAILAVVVFYFAKLWNAVVTLPSSADSRRFALSVLIAFAPAVVLGVGLHSVIKAMFERIDIICYALIIGGILLWAVDRFAPRPVHDDATKLDLKTSIAIGFFQCLAMIPGMSRSGSTLIGALLFKVEKRAAAEFSFFLAIPTMLGAFAFDFFKSYKLMSADDYGVIAIGFVVAFISALFVIKPLLAFVSKRGYGVFAIWRIIVGGGGLLLLHFTHLLG, encoded by the coding sequence ATGCATAATCTGATCGCAGCGCTGCTCGGCCTGATAGAGGGGCTGACCGAGTTTATTCCGGTGTCGTCCACCGCCCATCTGCTGATCGCCGCCAAACTGCTGCACTTTGAATCCGCCGCCGATGCGTTCGAGGTGCTGATCCAGCTCGGCGCGATTCTGGCCGTGGTCGTCTTCTATTTCGCCAAGCTGTGGAACGCGGTCGTCACCCTGCCCAGTTCCGCCGATTCGCGCCGCTTTGCCTTAAGCGTGCTGATCGCCTTCGCCCCCGCCGTGGTGCTGGGCGTGGGCCTGCATTCGGTCATCAAGGCCATGTTCGAGCGCATCGACATCATCTGCTACGCCCTGATTATCGGCGGCATCCTGTTGTGGGCGGTTGATCGTTTCGCGCCCAGACCCGTGCATGACGACGCCACCAAGCTGGATCTCAAGACCTCGATTGCCATCGGCTTTTTCCAGTGCCTGGCCATGATTCCCGGCATGTCGCGTTCGGGATCGACCCTGATCGGGGCGCTTCTGTTCAAGGTGGAGAAACGCGCCGCCGCCGAATTCAGCTTCTTTCTGGCCATCCCCACCATGCTGGGCGCCTTCGCCTTCGATTTTTTCAAATCCTACAAGCTGATGAGCGCGGATGATTACGGCGTCATCGCCATCGGCTTTGTGGTCGCCTTTATCTCAGCCCTGTTCGTCATCAAGCCGCTGCTGGCCTTTGTCAGCAAGCGCGGCTATGGCGTCTTCGCCATCTGGCGTATCATTGTGGGCGGCGGCGGGCTTTTGCTTTTGCACTTCACCCATCTGCTCGGCTGA
- the pgi gene encoding glucose-6-phosphate isomerase: MTSSTFAALNAQAHADANAKIVDQFRDDPQRLSHMSLDVAGIHIDVSKQSWTKAGFDTAIALFAQSGLATARDKMWAGQEINVSEGRAVLHVALRDSDAENLRLRGAEIARDVKSARDAMRDYAEGIRSGKITGATGKAFKTIIHIGIGGSDLGPRLVFQALQPLQPDIDVRFVANVDGSELALALTGLDPAETLVIAVSKTFSTQETLTNFIEARNWLVTGLGEAAATSHMAAVSAAPDKTGAYGIAPDRVFAFKDWVGGRYSLWSAVSLSVIIALGFDVYQRLLDGAHQMDQHFLHAPLEKNAPVLLAAAQIYNRIGLDRPVRAVIPYVHRLRRLAAFLQQLEMESNGKRTSPQGVLLDNKTCPVVFGDEGTNAQHAFFQMLHQSEDVVPLEFIAAAKNAEAPLDMQQKLLSNVIAQSEAFMVGKSLETSEEECRSLGLDAAKTARIAPQKVCPGNKPSTVVLLDALTPETLGALLALYEHKTFAEGIVMGLNSFDQWGVELGKTLGVKVLKDIQGADIAPHDPSTTALIERIKG, from the coding sequence ATGACCTCGTCCACTTTCGCCGCCTTGAACGCCCAGGCCCATGCCGACGCGAATGCGAAAATCGTCGATCAGTTTCGTGACGATCCGCAGCGCCTGAGCCATATGAGCCTTGATGTGGCGGGTATTCATATCGACGTATCAAAGCAGAGCTGGACGAAGGCGGGCTTTGATACGGCCATCGCCCTGTTCGCTCAAAGCGGTCTGGCGACGGCGCGCGACAAGATGTGGGCGGGCCAGGAAATCAATGTCTCCGAAGGCCGCGCCGTGCTGCATGTCGCCTTGCGCGACAGTGACGCTGAAAACCTGCGCCTGCGCGGCGCTGAGATTGCCCGCGATGTCAAATCGGCGCGCGACGCCATGCGCGACTATGCCGAGGGTATTCGCTCAGGCAAGATCACCGGCGCGACCGGCAAAGCTTTTAAGACCATCATCCATATTGGTATCGGCGGTTCCGATCTTGGCCCGCGCCTCGTTTTTCAGGCCTTGCAGCCCTTGCAGCCTGACATCGATGTGCGCTTTGTCGCCAATGTCGATGGCTCGGAACTGGCCCTGGCCCTGACGGGCCTTGATCCGGCCGAAACCCTCGTCATCGCCGTGTCGAAAACCTTCTCGACGCAGGAAACCCTGACCAATTTCATCGAGGCCCGCAACTGGCTGGTGACGGGGCTGGGTGAGGCCGCCGCCACATCGCATATGGCCGCCGTGTCCGCCGCGCCCGACAAGACCGGTGCCTATGGCATCGCACCCGACCGCGTGTTCGCTTTCAAGGACTGGGTGGGCGGACGCTATTCGCTGTGGTCGGCGGTCAGTCTGTCGGTGATCATCGCGCTCGGCTTCGATGTCTATCAGCGCCTGCTCGACGGTGCGCACCAGATGGATCAGCATTTCCTCCATGCGCCGCTTGAGAAAAACGCCCCCGTCCTGCTGGCCGCCGCGCAGATCTATAACCGCATCGGCCTGGATCGCCCTGTGCGCGCCGTCATCCCCTATGTGCACCGCCTGCGCCGCCTCGCCGCCTTCCTGCAACAGCTTGAGATGGAATCGAACGGCAAGCGCACCTCGCCGCAAGGCGTCCTGCTCGACAACAAGACCTGCCCTGTCGTGTTCGGCGACGAAGGCACCAATGCCCAGCACGCCTTTTTCCAGATGCTGCATCAGTCGGAAGACGTGGTGCCGCTGGAATTCATCGCCGCCGCCAAAAATGCCGAGGCTCCGCTCGACATGCAGCAAAAACTGCTGTCGAACGTCATCGCCCAGAGCGAGGCCTTTATGGTCGGCAAGTCGCTCGAAACCTCCGAGGAAGAGTGCCGCAGCTTAGGTTTGGACGCCGCAAAAACCGCCCGGATCGCCCCGCAAAAGGTCTGCCCTGGCAACAAGCCCTCAACAGTCGTCCTGCTTGACGCGCTGACGCCGGAAACGCTTGGCGCGCTTTTGGCGCTTTATGAGCACAAGACCTTCGCCGAAGGCATTGTGATGGGGCTCAACAGCTTCGACCAGTGGGGCGTGGAACTGGGCAAGACGCTGGGTGTCAAGGTGCTCAAGGATATTCAAGGCGCAGACATTGCGCCCCACGATCCCAGCACAACCGCCCTGATCGAACGCATCAAGGGCTAG
- the queG gene encoding tRNA epoxyqueuosine(34) reductase QueG: MDAPAQASSQVEVEAIRQQAFALGFSVARFTALPEIWAASQRLEAFVAAGYHGQMQWMDETLERRKHPRHMWENAQSALVLGYNYGPDSDPLAKLAHTDLANISVYARNEDYHDLIKKKLKTLATAIVARTGCELKVFVDTAPLMEKPLAQLAGLGWQGKHTNLVSRDFGSWLFLGVILFDRVLAEEAPEADHCGSCRACLDICPTEAFDGPYRLDARKCLSYLTIEYRGAWPEHFRRATGNRIYGCDDCLAACPWNKFAQTAHDIRLHTREGFDGLRLTDLARLDDAGFRALFSKSPVKRIGRESFVRNVVYALGNAFYNSENVEIKQVLLEKLAESSPVVRGAAVWALRQGVNATEFSEIKRHYAPSETDPELRAEWEAAWA; the protein is encoded by the coding sequence GTGGACGCGCCCGCCCAAGCCTCTTCGCAGGTCGAAGTCGAGGCGATCCGTCAGCAGGCTTTTGCGCTCGGTTTTTCGGTGGCGAGATTTACCGCCCTGCCCGAAATCTGGGCGGCGTCGCAGCGGCTCGAAGCCTTTGTGGCCGCCGGTTATCACGGCCAGATGCAGTGGATGGACGAGACGCTGGAGCGGCGCAAACACCCGCGCCACATGTGGGAGAACGCGCAATCGGCGCTGGTGCTCGGCTATAATTATGGGCCGGACTCTGACCCGCTGGCCAAGCTGGCCCATACGGATCTTGCCAATATCAGCGTCTATGCACGCAACGAAGATTATCACGATCTGATCAAGAAAAAGCTGAAAACACTGGCCACCGCCATCGTGGCCAGAACGGGCTGCGAGCTGAAAGTGTTCGTCGATACCGCGCCCCTGATGGAAAAGCCGCTGGCGCAACTGGCGGGGCTGGGCTGGCAGGGCAAACACACCAATCTGGTGTCGCGCGATTTTGGCTCGTGGCTGTTCTTAGGCGTCATCCTGTTCGACCGCGTGCTGGCCGAAGAGGCGCCTGAGGCCGATCATTGCGGGTCGTGCCGCGCCTGCCTCGACATCTGCCCCACCGAAGCCTTTGATGGCCCTTACCGGCTCGATGCGCGCAAGTGTCTCTCGTACCTGACCATCGAATATCGCGGCGCATGGCCGGAACATTTCCGTCGCGCCACCGGCAACCGCATCTATGGCTGCGATGACTGTCTGGCCGCCTGCCCGTGGAACAAGTTCGCGCAAACTGCGCACGATATTCGCCTGCACACCCGTGAAGGTTTTGATGGCTTACGCCTGACCGATCTGGCGCGACTCGATGACGCCGGATTTCGCGCGCTGTTTTCCAAATCACCGGTCAAGCGTATTGGCCGCGAGTCGTTTGTGCGCAATGTCGTCTATGCGCTCGGCAATGCTTTTTATAATTCTGAAAACGTAGAAATAAAACAGGTGCTGCTGGAAAAGCTTGCGGAATCAAGCCCTGTGGTGCGCGGCGCGGCGGTCTGGGCCCTGCGGCAGGGGGTGAATGCTACGGAATTTTCCGAAATAAAGCGCCATTATGCGCCCTCTGAAACCGACCCGGAGTTGCGGGCGGAATGGGAGGCGGCATGGGCATGA
- a CDS encoding cation diffusion facilitator family transporter, giving the protein MTGSPQTRLNGLNFHTLNPERLVMLASGLSVCVALVLVLVKLYALILSGSLSVMASMTDSGLDLIASLITFFAVRYAKTPPDKEHPFGHGKAEAFSALFQAGLVFFSAALVMQDCVRHILHPEPLQHTGLAIAVLLISIVLTLGLVAVQNMALRARQSVAVSADRMHYVTDLITNLIAVMGVVAAILGFAFLDAVAGFVMAGWFVWGAVQVLREAASHLMDEALADEDVARIKALLFADAAILGVHDLRTRLAGPYIIIQAHIEMPPGLNLVEAHHIIITAEKRLLDAYPNADIIIHPDPKGQAEPHSGVFQQEDDAQAVTRFDSSQANKA; this is encoded by the coding sequence ATGACCGGATCGCCACAGACGCGCCTTAATGGGCTGAATTTTCACACCCTCAACCCCGAACGCCTGGTCATGCTGGCCTCAGGCCTGTCGGTATGCGTGGCCTTGGTACTGGTATTGGTCAAGCTCTATGCCCTGATCCTGTCCGGTTCGCTGTCGGTAATGGCCTCGATGACCGATTCCGGCCTCGACCTGATCGCCTCGCTGATCACCTTCTTCGCCGTGCGCTACGCCAAGACCCCACCCGACAAGGAGCACCCGTTCGGGCATGGCAAGGCCGAGGCCTTTTCCGCCCTGTTTCAGGCCGGGCTCGTCTTCTTTTCGGCGGCGCTGGTCATGCAGGATTGCGTGCGCCATATCCTGCATCCCGAACCCTTGCAACATACGGGCCTGGCCATTGCCGTCCTGCTGATCTCGATCGTGCTGACACTGGGGCTGGTGGCCGTACAGAATATGGCCCTGCGCGCCCGTCAGTCCGTCGCCGTGTCGGCGGACCGAATGCATTACGTGACCGACCTGATCACCAATCTGATCGCTGTCATGGGCGTGGTCGCGGCGATCCTCGGCTTTGCGTTTCTCGACGCCGTGGCCGGTTTTGTCATGGCGGGCTGGTTTGTGTGGGGTGCCGTGCAGGTGTTGCGCGAGGCCGCTTCGCACCTGATGGACGAGGCGCTGGCCGATGAGGATGTGGCGCGCATCAAGGCGCTTCTGTTTGCCGACGCCGCCATCCTCGGCGTGCATGACCTGCGCACCCGGCTGGCGGGGCCTTACATCATTATTCAGGCCCATATCGAAATGCCGCCGGGCCTCAACCTGGTGGAGGCGCATCACATCATCATTACGGCTGAAAAACGCCTGCTCGACGCCTATCCCAATGCCGACATCATCATCCATCCCGATCCGAAAGGTCAGGCCGAGCCGCACAGCGGCGTTTTCCAACAGGAAGACGACGCGCAGGCCGTAACACGCTTTGACTCCTCTCAGGCGAATAAGGCATAA
- a CDS encoding glycosyltransferase family 2 protein produces MSTLTLITLSYRSGALIERCLSALVAQEAAVIHADNGSDDLDLKALATRFPAVRQIAHGDNLGFARGMNLAAATATTQWIGFINPDAFIEPGWVAAMQEAIEAHPDVSIFTALQLSAENPLVMDGAGDALTFFGFPYRAGIGHRVPHALRIAEVFAPCGAAFIIRRSLFERLGGFDENFFCYCEDADLGFRARLIGERTLFVPQARTLHVGSASSGVRSDFALWHGYRNRLWLYIKSMPSPFLWISLPIHIGLTLLGAIKDTLKGRGGLPWRALAAALSGIGPILRARKNIQATRTITALRLAKSLTWNPVRIARRETDFR; encoded by the coding sequence ATGAGCACCCTGACCCTGATCACCTTAAGCTATAGATCCGGCGCGCTGATCGAACGCTGCCTGTCGGCGCTCGTTGCTCAGGAAGCGGCGGTCATCCACGCCGATAATGGCTCGGACGATCTCGATCTGAAGGCGCTGGCGACCCGGTTTCCGGCGGTGCGCCAGATCGCCCACGGTGACAATCTCGGTTTTGCACGCGGCATGAATCTGGCCGCCGCGACAGCCACTACGCAATGGATCGGCTTTATCAACCCCGATGCCTTTATAGAGCCCGGCTGGGTGGCGGCCATGCAGGAGGCCATTGAGGCCCATCCCGATGTCTCGATCTTCACCGCCCTGCAACTGAGCGCCGAAAACCCGCTGGTCATGGATGGGGCCGGCGACGCCCTGACCTTTTTTGGCTTCCCCTATCGCGCCGGGATTGGTCATCGTGTGCCTCACGCTTTGCGCATAGCCGAGGTCTTTGCGCCGTGCGGCGCGGCCTTCATCATCCGGCGCAGCCTGTTTGAACGCCTGGGCGGCTTTGATGAAAATTTCTTCTGCTATTGCGAGGACGCCGATCTCGGCTTTCGTGCCCGCTTGATCGGTGAGCGCACCCTGTTCGTGCCGCAGGCGCGCACCCTGCATGTCGGTTCGGCCTCCAGCGGCGTGCGTTCCGATTTCGCCCTGTGGCACGGCTACCGCAACCGCCTGTGGCTCTATATCAAATCCATGCCATCGCCCTTCTTATGGATCAGCCTGCCAATCCATATTGGTCTTACGCTTCTGGGCGCGATAAAAGACACGCTGAAAGGCCGTGGCGGCTTGCCGTGGCGAGCTTTGGCGGCGGCGCTTTCGGGCATCGGACCCATTTTGCGGGCGCGTAAAAATATTCAGGCGACGCGCACGATAACGGCTTTACGACTGGCCAAAAGCTTGACATGGAACCCGGTCAGGATCGCCCGGCGAGAGACGGATTTCCGTTAA
- a CDS encoding citrate/2-methylcitrate synthase, whose protein sequence is MSRVWISRSEALKRLEVKPQTLYAYVSRQRIAAKNDPAHPRMSLYALDDVERLTRRAPGRSTQRAQAPTPMPSLSGGTVTRGEAAIDTEISITLEGRHYYRGHDSLKLAARDNFEAVAALLWQSPTPNPFGPLKPRPDVNFPGGPRTRVLSMLSRRMEEDALADVDPQRDLRLEAASLINEMVDSVTNGGPRLFFHQRLARAWKVYDNADVDLLRRALVLCADTSLDDSTLAVRVAAAAMGPLAGPVMAGFATLMGPRLGGRISRAESYVTQVRRHGNPQVLARSLLDRGLELPGFEKGPMPSEQDRARNLIDAAPQMGADLKTILKVGEDLTGQSAGMSLALALIGRHLDLPREAPMTLYGLGRSAGWLAHAIEQMQTGAAPRARLRYIGTYPEIEA, encoded by the coding sequence ATGTCACGAGTCTGGATCAGCCGCTCCGAAGCGCTCAAGCGTCTCGAAGTCAAGCCGCAAACCCTCTATGCCTATGTCAGCCGGCAGCGCATCGCCGCCAAGAATGATCCCGCCCATCCACGCATGAGTCTGTATGCGCTCGATGATGTCGAGCGGCTGACGCGGCGCGCGCCGGGGCGCAGCACCCAGCGCGCCCAGGCCCCCACCCCCATGCCCAGCCTGTCCGGCGGCACGGTGACGCGCGGCGAGGCCGCCATCGATACCGAGATTTCGATCACGCTGGAGGGTCGCCACTATTATCGCGGCCATGACAGCCTGAAACTGGCGGCGCGCGACAATTTCGAGGCCGTGGCCGCCCTGCTCTGGCAAAGCCCCACCCCCAATCCGTTCGGCCCGCTCAAACCGCGCCCCGATGTCAATTTTCCCGGCGGGCCGCGCACGCGCGTTTTGTCGATGCTCAGTCGCCGCATGGAGGAAGACGCGCTGGCCGATGTCGATCCGCAGCGCGATCTCAGGCTGGAAGCCGCCAGCCTGATCAATGAAATGGTCGATTCGGTCACCAATGGCGGGCCGCGCCTGTTCTTCCACCAGCGACTGGCCCGCGCCTGGAAGGTGTATGACAATGCCGATGTCGATCTGCTGCGCCGGGCGCTGGTTTTATGCGCCGATACCAGCCTTGATGACTCCACCCTGGCCGTGCGCGTCGCCGCCGCCGCGATGGGGCCGCTGGCCGGGCCGGTGATGGCCGGTTTCGCCACATTGATGGGGCCACGCCTCGGCGGACGGATTTCGCGTGCCGAATCCTATGTCACCCAGGTGCGCCGCCACGGCAATCCGCAGGTGCTGGCCAGGTCGTTGCTTGATCGTGGCCTCGAACTGCCCGGTTTTGAAAAGGGCCCCATGCCGTCGGAGCAGGATCGGGCGCGCAACCTGATCGACGCCGCGCCGCAAATGGGTGCCGATCTCAAGACTATTCTTAAAGTGGGCGAAGACCTGACCGGCCAGAGCGCCGGCATGTCGCTGGCCCTGGCCCTGATCGGCCGCCATCTCGACCTGCCGCGCGAAGCTCCCATGACGCTTTACGGTCTGGGCCGGAGCGCCGGCTGGCTGGCCCATGCCATCGAGCAGATGCAGACCGGTGCCGCGCCGAGGGCCCGCCTGCGCTATATCGGCACCTATCCTGAGATCGAAGCCTAG
- a CDS encoding glutathione S-transferase family protein: protein MTSLVRQLYHFAFDPHSRLVRLALGEKKLGFEEIPVRYWEPDDHILHLNPSGLLPILIETPEEGAPGPTRRVCENRAILEHLEETVPEPRLLPADVNERAEARRLVGWFERKFDYEVNALLLHEKMEKRLMGAGAPDIAAMRQGREALKDHLRYFESLLMARNWLAGRTLSYADFACAAQLSIIDYFDEINWTRYPHLKTWYMVIKSRPCFRPLLADKLPGVPASAHYKELDF from the coding sequence ATGACCTCCCTTGTCCGCCAGCTCTATCATTTCGCCTTCGATCCGCATTCGCGCCTGGTGCGCCTGGCTCTGGGCGAGAAAAAACTCGGCTTCGAGGAAATCCCGGTGCGCTACTGGGAGCCGGACGATCACATCCTGCACCTCAATCCATCGGGCCTGCTGCCGATCCTGATCGAAACGCCGGAAGAGGGCGCGCCCGGCCCGACGCGCCGCGTCTGCGAAAACCGCGCGATCTTAGAGCATCTCGAAGAGACGGTGCCGGAACCGAGGCTGTTGCCTGCCGATGTCAATGAGCGCGCCGAGGCGCGGCGTCTGGTCGGCTGGTTCGAGCGCAAGTTCGATTACGAGGTCAATGCGCTGTTGCTGCATGAAAAAATGGAAAAACGGCTGATGGGGGCGGGCGCGCCCGACATTGCCGCCATGCGTCAGGGCCGTGAGGCGCTGAAAGACCATCTGCGCTATTTCGAAAGCCTGCTCATGGCGCGCAACTGGCTGGCGGGGCGTACGCTCAGCTATGCCGATTTCGCCTGCGCCGCCCAGCTCAGCATCATCGACTATTTCGACGAGATTAACTGGACGCGCTATCCCCATCTCAAGACCTGGTACATGGTGATCAAGTCGCGCCCCTGTTTCCGCCCGCTTCTGGCCGATAAACTGCCCGGCGTGCCCGCTTCCGCCCACTATAAAGAACTCGACTTCTAG